The Candidatus Saccharimonadales bacterium genome window below encodes:
- the rplK gene encoding 50S ribosomal protein L11, giving the protein MAKKVIGNLKLRIPAGRATAGPPVGSTLGQWGLNMMDFINPFNDGTKDLMGKDVIVHMKVYEDRTFTWKSLGQPVDDLIREKIGIKKGSGKPHSEKVGKITRAQLEEIAEIKKDQLNAIDMEGRVKVIAGTARSMGVEVTE; this is encoded by the coding sequence ATGGCTAAAAAAGTAATTGGTAATCTAAAACTACGCATCCCAGCTGGACGCGCAACCGCAGGTCCTCCTGTTGGTTCAACTCTTGGTCAATGGGGCCTAAACATGATGGATTTTATTAATCCATTCAACGACGGCACAAAAGACCTTATGGGCAAAGACGTTATCGTACACATGAAAGTATACGAAGACCGTACATTCACATGGAAGTCACTTGGCCAGCCTGTTGACGACCTTATTCGTGAAAAAATCGGTATCAAAAAGGGAAGTGGCAAACCACACTCTGAAAAAGTTGGTAAAATCACTCGTGCACAACTAGAAGAAATCGCTGAGATCAAAAAAGATCAGCTTAACGCCATTGACATGGAAGGCCGCGTGAAAGTTATCGCCGGTACTGCTCGTTCAATGGGCGTTGAAGTAACTGAATAA
- the nusG gene encoding transcription termination/antitermination protein NusG, with the protein MSTNRYDSTRKWYAIHTYSGYEEKVADSIRQRINAVDMADKIFDVMVPKEKQIEIKNGKRKVVEKKIFQGYALVEMKLTDETWYIVRNTPGVTGFVGSGTEPTPVSDSEISKIKKRMGVDDPKHHIDFKEGEVVSITDGPFKGFDGAISEIDTQKGKIKVMVSMFGRDTPVELDALQVRKV; encoded by the coding sequence ATGTCAACTAACCGATACGATAGCACCCGGAAATGGTACGCGATTCATACCTACAGCGGCTACGAAGAAAAAGTAGCTGATAGCATCCGCCAGCGAATCAACGCCGTGGACATGGCCGACAAGATCTTTGACGTCATGGTGCCAAAAGAAAAGCAAATCGAAATCAAAAACGGCAAACGTAAAGTCGTCGAGAAAAAGATTTTCCAAGGCTACGCTTTAGTTGAAATGAAGCTAACCGACGAAACATGGTACATCGTTCGTAACACCCCTGGCGTTACCGGATTTGTCGGTAGCGGTACTGAGCCTACCCCTGTTTCCGACAGTGAAATCAGCAAGATCAAAAAGCGCATGGGCGTTGACGATCCAAAGCACCACATCGACTTCAAAGAAGGCGAAGTCGTGTCTATTACCGACGGACCGTTTAAAGGTTTTGACGGCGCGATTTCTGAAATCGACACCCAAAAAGGCAAGATTAAGGTCATGGTCAGCATGTTTGGCCGTGATACGCCAGTAGAGCTCGACGCGCTCCAAGTTCGCAAAGTCTAG
- a CDS encoding glycosyltransferase translates to MPQEPLPTVSVCIPARNETHALAACLERVLASDYEKLEIIVFDDSSADDTSILIRSFAHAGVRFVPGASLPDGWLGKNHALDVLANEASGTYIMFLDVDTFIQPNSISQLVGYVTKENAEMVSVIPGRNDAWRASVLFGHLRYFWQLILSTHERPSVAGSLWMIKQPTLTGKVKGFEPFKASVEPEIHIAAMLDGSYRCLANNSFIGVTYEKKWLSQVETSRRLLYPAFGGTLLKGLSGLIILVVLNLPFGALLYGIFDWTIVQTMALWHTLAFMAIYAVYVSRFWPKGWWAGGLLWPLIILQELALYVRSLWGYARRTVTWKGRLVNVAASKGDALVIDK, encoded by the coding sequence GTGCCGCAAGAACCTCTGCCTACGGTAAGTGTTTGTATCCCGGCCAGGAATGAAACGCATGCACTCGCTGCCTGTTTGGAACGGGTGCTGGCAAGTGATTATGAGAAATTAGAGATAATCGTGTTTGATGATAGTTCTGCCGACGACACCTCGATACTTATTAGGTCGTTCGCTCATGCCGGCGTACGGTTTGTGCCAGGCGCATCTTTGCCGGACGGGTGGCTTGGTAAAAATCACGCTCTTGATGTCTTGGCAAATGAGGCAAGCGGTACTTACATTATGTTCTTGGATGTCGATACCTTTATTCAGCCGAACTCTATTAGCCAATTGGTTGGCTACGTGACAAAAGAAAATGCAGAGATGGTATCGGTTATACCTGGGCGAAATGATGCTTGGCGCGCGAGCGTATTGTTTGGTCATCTCCGTTATTTTTGGCAACTTATCCTATCGACGCATGAACGGCCCTCTGTGGCCGGGAGTTTGTGGATGATAAAACAACCTACTCTTACCGGCAAGGTGAAAGGTTTCGAGCCTTTTAAAGCAAGTGTAGAACCTGAAATTCATATCGCAGCCATGCTGGACGGTAGTTATAGATGTTTAGCAAACAATTCTTTTATAGGCGTGACGTATGAAAAGAAATGGCTTTCCCAGGTCGAGACAAGCCGGCGCTTATTGTATCCCGCGTTTGGTGGTACTTTGCTAAAAGGGTTGTCGGGACTGATTATCCTTGTCGTCCTCAACTTGCCCTTTGGTGCGCTGCTGTACGGTATATTCGATTGGACGATCGTTCAGACTATGGCATTGTGGCACACGCTCGCATTTATGGCTATCTATGCCGTGTACGTGAGTCGTTTCTGGCCAAAAGGCTGGTGGGCTGGAGGACTATTGTGGCCGCTTATTATCCTTCAGGAATTAGCATTATACGTACGAAGCCTATGGGGATATGCCCGGCGTACTGTTACTTGGAAGGGCCGTTTGGTAAACGTTGCTGCGTCCAAGGGTGACGCACTTGTCATCGATAAATAA
- the secE gene encoding preprotein translocase subunit SecE: MVAKGKKTTAKKSSSTTKVTRITAQDNTPVAETKETKVKAETKPVVADTEKRRNPFRATADYFGGAWYELRQVRWPNRRATWGMTLALLAFTAFFVVLILLLDALFKYVFQLILG, encoded by the coding sequence ATGGTGGCAAAGGGTAAAAAGACAACCGCCAAAAAGTCATCGAGTACCACAAAAGTAACTCGTATCACTGCCCAAGACAACACTCCTGTGGCAGAGACAAAAGAAACAAAAGTTAAAGCCGAAACAAAACCAGTTGTAGCTGACACAGAAAAGCGTCGGAATCCATTTCGCGCAACTGCAGACTACTTTGGTGGTGCATGGTACGAACTTCGTCAAGTTCGCTGGCCAAACCGCCGCGCGACATGGGGAATGACCCTAGCGTTGCTTGCATTTACCGCATTCTTCGTTGTGCTCATTCTACTCCTCGACGCACTATTTAAATACGTATTTCAACTAATTTTAGGATAA